In a single window of the Bradyrhizobium sp. ORS 285 genome:
- the flbT gene encoding flagellar biosynthesis repressor FlbT, producing the protein MPLRVELKPFERIVIGDSVIVNSNTRARFIVEGDAPILRERDTVTAETADTPAKRLYLCVQTMYLKNDAIRYRASYLACMNELRRAIPDATGQAELVDRHVTEGALYKALKEIRALIEREDSAVVQAEAVP; encoded by the coding sequence ATGCCCTTGCGGGTCGAGCTGAAGCCCTTCGAGCGAATCGTCATCGGCGACAGCGTGATCGTGAATTCGAACACGCGCGCGCGCTTCATCGTCGAAGGTGATGCGCCGATCCTGCGCGAACGTGACACTGTCACCGCTGAGACGGCCGATACGCCGGCCAAGCGCCTCTACCTCTGCGTTCAGACGATGTATCTGAAGAACGACGCGATCCGCTATCGCGCGTCCTATCTCGCCTGCATGAACGAATTGCGCAGGGCGATTCCGGACGCCACTGGCCAGGCTGAGCTGGTGGATCGTCACGTGACCGAGGGAGCGCTCTACAAGGCGTTGAAGGAAATCCGGGCGTTGATCGAGCGCGAGGACAGCGCCGTCGTGCAGGCCGAAGCGGTGCCGTGA
- a CDS encoding flagellin: MSGIVLSASVRQNLLSLQSTAQLLATTQNNLSTGKKVNSALDNPTNFFTAQGLDNRASDISNLLDGIGNGVQVLQAANTGITSLQKLVDSAKSIANQVLQSAVGYSTKSSVTSAALTGATATSLLGASTTAVTGSAVLNDNTTAVAITSSTKLSGTAGTSSNDLATGITSGETLVVNGTTFSFVTGTSSTGTSIGIGDTVGNLLSAIQTATGVTSSITAGAITLTPPAAGLTLSGSSGTLAKLGLSTVGDGLAGQTLTIGATGGGTATSITFGLGTGQVNSLNDLNAKLAANNLQASVDSSTGKISITTTNDAASATIGAIGGTAAGSSQSFNGLTAGAPVADATAQTQRANLVSQYNNVLAQINTTAADSSFNGINLLNGDTLKLTFNETGKSTLSITGVTFNSAGLGLSSLTSGTDFLDNNSANKVISVLNSASSSLRSEASTLGSNLSVVQVRQDFNKNLINVLQTGSSNLTLADTNEEAANSQALSTRQSIAVSALSLANQSQASVLQLLR, translated from the coding sequence ATGTCAGGTATCGTACTCTCGGCGTCGGTCCGCCAGAATCTGCTCTCGCTGCAGTCGACGGCTCAGCTCCTCGCCACCACCCAGAACAACCTCTCCACGGGCAAGAAGGTCAACTCGGCTCTCGACAATCCGACCAACTTCTTCACCGCGCAGGGGCTCGACAACCGCGCTTCCGACATCTCCAATCTGCTCGATGGCATCGGCAACGGCGTGCAGGTCCTGCAGGCTGCCAACACCGGTATCACCTCGCTGCAGAAGCTCGTCGACAGCGCCAAGTCGATCGCCAACCAGGTCCTGCAGAGCGCGGTGGGCTATTCCACCAAGTCGAGCGTGACCTCGGCTGCTCTCACCGGCGCAACCGCCACCAGCCTGCTGGGCGCCAGCACGACGGCTGTGACCGGCTCGGCCGTGCTGAACGACAACACGACTGCCGTGGCGATCACCAGCAGCACCAAGCTGTCGGGCACCGCGGGCACCTCGTCGAACGACCTGGCCACCGGCATCACCTCGGGTGAAACGCTGGTCGTCAACGGCACGACCTTCAGCTTCGTCACCGGCACGTCCTCGACCGGCACCAGCATCGGCATCGGCGACACCGTGGGCAACCTGCTGTCGGCGATCCAGACGGCGACCGGCGTGACCTCGTCGATCACCGCGGGCGCGATCACCTTGACGCCTCCGGCGGCCGGATTGACGCTCTCGGGCAGCTCCGGCACTTTGGCCAAGCTCGGCCTCAGCACGGTCGGTGACGGCTTGGCAGGTCAGACCTTGACGATCGGTGCCACAGGAGGTGGCACGGCCACCAGTATCACCTTCGGCCTAGGAACAGGTCAGGTGAACTCGTTGAACGACCTCAACGCGAAGCTCGCAGCCAACAATCTGCAGGCCTCCGTCGACTCGTCGACCGGCAAGATCTCGATCACCACCACCAACGACGCGGCTTCGGCCACGATCGGTGCGATCGGTGGTACGGCTGCCGGCTCCAGCCAGTCGTTCAACGGTCTGACTGCGGGGGCTCCGGTGGCTGATGCCACGGCGCAGACGCAGCGTGCGAACCTGGTCTCCCAGTACAACAACGTGCTGGCGCAGATCAACACGACCGCGGCCGACTCCTCGTTCAACGGCATCAACCTGCTGAACGGCGACACGCTGAAGCTGACCTTCAACGAGACCGGCAAGTCGACGCTGTCGATCACCGGTGTCACCTTCAACTCGGCGGGCCTTGGCCTCTCGAGCCTGACCTCCGGCACCGACTTCCTCGACAACAACTCGGCGAACAAGGTGATCAGTGTCCTCAACTCCGCCAGCTCCTCGCTGCGGTCCGAGGCCTCGACGCTGGGTTCGAACCTGTCGGTTGTGCAGGTCCGTCAGGACTTCAACAAGAACCTGATCAACGTGCTGCAGACCGGTTCGTCGAACCTGACGCTGGCCGACACCAACGAGGAAGCGGCCAACAGCCAGGCGCTGTCGACCCGCCAGTCGATCGCGGTGTCCGCGCTGTCGCTCGCCAACCAGTCGCAGGCGAGCGTGCTGCAGCTCCTGCGCTAA